A stretch of Bifidobacterium sp. ESL0704 DNA encodes these proteins:
- a CDS encoding FHA domain-containing protein yields the protein MKEKKLKDLHTGAHTLSIRTARGENLDYERAEWLATWPSPVLLRFKYEVKGHSNLFYYDITGLPTLKEYLGMGISRSQYVSLLHSLGRLGDLCSKANLPMEILRFEPENVYVANEGMVFCCLPMTPVVQQMSVLALLALLADPGKVKFVLPADRELTARTMDFVRRSRVFSAFDFNEFLANNFGGVSGLAGVQSSASQDFSARGRSQEAVFDPFSPDAQQSRAGGGSQNDARRQTPASRLRFGQPYANGQRAGGEHGPDALQPSSGRPYANPGRSSVAPSAESSLPSQAQAESQSQSQPQAAESVNDSLDSGTRALSGALRPSNPGLAGADSAGRVQATNHMAASAAVGSNGMNDQAAPAGSGFSPQPATSRSFAVVRDRDGSRLCAAVNTVMIGRSKRCAARVVGNTNVSRVHACVTDLGGGRFIVSDLGSANGTTVGGRVLHQGDQAQIGRGEHFSVADESLHLE from the coding sequence GTGAAAGAAAAGAAACTCAAGGACCTTCACACGGGCGCACACACGCTGAGCATCCGTACCGCTCGTGGTGAGAATCTGGATTATGAACGTGCTGAATGGCTGGCGACATGGCCTTCTCCGGTTCTGCTCAGGTTCAAATACGAAGTGAAAGGTCATAGCAATCTTTTCTATTACGACATTACCGGTCTGCCCACGCTCAAGGAATATCTGGGCATGGGCATTTCTCGATCGCAGTATGTCTCGCTGCTGCACTCACTGGGCAGACTTGGCGATCTGTGTTCGAAGGCGAACCTGCCGATGGAGATATTGCGTTTCGAGCCGGAAAACGTGTATGTCGCCAATGAAGGAATGGTATTTTGCTGCCTGCCGATGACTCCCGTCGTTCAGCAGATGTCGGTACTCGCCCTGTTGGCGCTTCTTGCTGATCCGGGCAAGGTAAAATTTGTACTGCCCGCCGACCGGGAGCTTACCGCGCGCACGATGGATTTTGTTCGGCGCTCCCGTGTGTTTTCGGCGTTCGATTTCAACGAGTTCCTGGCAAACAATTTCGGTGGAGTCTCGGGCCTGGCGGGTGTGCAGTCTTCGGCGTCGCAGGATTTCTCGGCTCGGGGGCGTTCACAGGAGGCCGTGTTCGATCCGTTTTCCCCTGATGCTCAACAGAGCCGGGCCGGCGGTGGTTCTCAGAACGATGCTCGTCGGCAGACTCCTGCCTCGCGTCTCCGATTTGGGCAGCCTTACGCGAATGGGCAGCGGGCTGGCGGCGAACACGGCCCCGATGCCCTGCAGCCTTCGTCCGGCCGGCCTTACGCGAACCCGGGGCGGTCATCCGTGGCGCCATCCGCTGAGTCCTCTCTACCTTCCCAAGCCCAAGCCGAGTCCCAGTCCCAGTCCCAACCCCAAGCCGCCGAAAGCGTCAATGACTCTTTGGATTCCGGTACCCGTGCGCTGTCCGGGGCTTTGAGGCCTTCAAACCCTGGTCTCGCCGGGGCGGATTCGGCAGGTAGGGTGCAAGCGACAAACCATATGGCAGCGTCTGCCGCAGTCGGTTCGAACGGTATGAATGATCAAGCTGCCCCTGCGGGTTCCGGCTTTTCCCCGCAACCCGCAACGTCCCGATCTTTTGCGGTGGTACGTGACCGTGATGGTTCCAGATTGTGCGCGGCGGTGAATACGGTGATGATCGGGCGTTCTAAACGTTGTGCTGCCAGGGTTGTCGGCAACACCAATGTAAGTCGGGTACATGCTTGCGTTACCGACCTCGGCGGCGGCAGGTTCATTGTCTCTGATTTGGGTTCGGCGAATGGAACCACTGTGGGCGGCAGGGTCCTTCATCAAGGCGATCAGGCGCAGATCGGGCGTGGAGAGCATTTCAGTGTGGCCGACGAATCGCTTCATCTCGAATAG
- a CDS encoding DivIVA domain-containing protein — MAEESENNQSSTGIEYAGKRKWGYDIDQVNEFLERAHEMYDRNDGELTQQDIQSAAFTFTKGGYVIAEVDAALARLEHAVVDKETARQITGDGAVAWQARTQQLYNMISAHAKRGHKDRFMRGEKKRPSYDVKQVDRLVDQIITKSSDDLDVRSMSSEEAKDLADLNSSTVANVIFTQRKGSRGYDERQVDYYLDACVQLLSRVESYARITDYNAKNAAAASATQPVETHTVPVVAQSQPVSGLDDAPVSPLIADNALAPSADPTIPAAHPHASSYQPAEPAPTTQPAASSSSPDAFQTNARPTSTDDFGAASPSTFDFNMAVPDTAAPVIPNLPDGVGTQGGTANASAPSQSSATDASSSLAALANMTHGAEASSNSAEQASFATPQVPTLGTPVQSNGNNGNADAGAASLFGDADRNMDTKPATSLNDPDVDIPDISFPDYSAFKSDDQKTGE; from the coding sequence ATGGCTGAAGAATCGGAGAACAACCAAAGCTCGACGGGAATAGAATATGCGGGAAAGCGTAAGTGGGGTTACGACATCGACCAGGTCAACGAGTTCCTGGAGCGTGCCCACGAGATGTATGACAGAAATGATGGCGAACTGACCCAGCAGGATATCCAGAGCGCTGCGTTCACCTTCACCAAGGGTGGTTATGTCATCGCAGAGGTCGACGCTGCGTTGGCGCGCCTTGAGCATGCGGTGGTGGACAAGGAAACGGCACGGCAAATCACAGGTGATGGCGCCGTTGCATGGCAGGCTCGTACCCAACAGCTTTACAACATGATCAGCGCCCATGCCAAGCGCGGTCACAAGGATCGTTTCATGCGCGGGGAGAAGAAGCGTCCTTCCTACGATGTCAAGCAGGTGGATCGTCTGGTCGACCAGATCATCACCAAATCCTCGGATGATTTGGACGTCAGGTCGATGAGCAGCGAGGAAGCCAAGGACTTGGCCGATCTCAATTCAAGCACCGTGGCCAACGTTATTTTCACCCAGCGCAAAGGCAGCCGGGGGTACGACGAGCGTCAGGTCGATTATTATCTTGATGCCTGCGTCCAGCTTTTGAGCCGCGTTGAATCCTATGCACGTATTACCGACTACAACGCAAAGAACGCTGCTGCAGCCTCGGCCACTCAGCCGGTGGAGACGCACACGGTTCCGGTCGTTGCGCAGTCACAGCCGGTTTCCGGGCTGGACGATGCTCCGGTCAGTCCTTTGATTGCCGACAATGCATTGGCGCCTTCGGCCGATCCTACGATTCCGGCGGCCCATCCACACGCTTCTTCGTATCAGCCTGCAGAACCTGCACCAACGACGCAGCCCGCCGCCTCGTCGAGCTCTCCCGATGCGTTCCAGACGAATGCCCGACCGACATCGACCGATGATTTTGGTGCAGCGTCTCCCTCGACGTTTGATTTCAATATGGCGGTTCCCGATACTGCTGCCCCGGTCATTCCGAATCTGCCTGATGGCGTCGGAACTCAGGGTGGTACGGCCAATGCCTCTGCTCCGTCTCAGAGCAGCGCGACAGACGCCAGTTCCTCCTTGGCGGCTTTGGCGAACATGACCCATGGCGCCGAAGCCTCCTCTAACAGTGCTGAGCAGGCGTCATTCGCCACGCCTCAGGTGCCGACACTCGGTACCCCGGTTCAGAGCAATGGGAACAATGGCAACGCCGATGCTGGTGCCGCTTCTTTGTTTGGCGACGCCGATAGGAACATGGACACTAAGCCAGCAACGTCCCTCAATGACCCCGATGTTGATATCCCTGATATTTCGTTCCCTGATTACAGTGCTTTCAAAAGCGACGATCAGAAGACCGGTGAGTGA
- a CDS encoding alpha/beta hydrolase: MVTIPIFIVLLGILVTVSNLTGVPWKREPTGQSISTLSPNTGVTFDNPQGLPLAHRKSFKVSSRTVTLDVKRPSTGAVQHINVLIRAPKDPAGVNAKHPGIVFMHGAGYGTAENSFGDVAADLSSAGFVTAVPDKPVWSTNDITRDYAGSAKAYDQVVRCLRTQHDVDPGKIGLYATSESTWISPYVIKYDKHIAFQLLLSPMVYGPRQSLGFFVGQDFSLVGANDGYQSIVRRLFHADADMFGLHNFDFPMDLPEAYAVPTMVVYGSKDVLTAQVEGLEHILYSAHRAGNQNVTVRSYSVANHVLRLGDEEDSGTPFVDDYISDVISWAVGTAAGLKQTSELVAGATIRQSIAVPVELQADRNLTVYGAIVNLGMVVLLVAALLMALLGCAIKVLRMIRHDHSKVFGFMRGFGSELLAVTVTTLATFVLFVAGLVQVIMAVVRLCWGGAPTENPGMMYWSWPVIQVVSTLVVWAWARILARCIEVARLRGLAQFPPRKGAISDVVSGREPVFASKRFGCVFFWLVAAAMFSVLLFFAFWGLFIF; this comes from the coding sequence TTGGTGACCATCCCTATTTTTATCGTGCTTTTGGGCATTCTCGTCACGGTTTCCAACCTCACCGGCGTGCCGTGGAAAAGAGAACCCACCGGTCAGTCGATATCCACCCTTTCCCCGAATACCGGTGTTACGTTTGATAATCCGCAAGGTCTTCCACTGGCGCATCGTAAGAGTTTCAAGGTTTCTTCGCGTACGGTCACGTTGGATGTCAAAAGGCCGTCCACGGGTGCTGTGCAGCATATCAATGTCTTGATCAGGGCGCCTAAGGACCCTGCAGGGGTGAATGCAAAGCACCCTGGGATCGTTTTCATGCACGGTGCCGGATACGGGACCGCCGAAAACAGCTTCGGTGACGTCGCGGCCGATCTTTCATCGGCCGGATTTGTCACCGCAGTGCCTGACAAGCCCGTATGGTCGACCAACGATATCACCCGCGACTATGCTGGCAGTGCCAAGGCCTACGATCAGGTTGTGCGCTGTCTGCGTACGCAACACGATGTCGATCCGGGCAAGATCGGCCTGTACGCCACTTCCGAAAGCACGTGGATCTCACCTTATGTCATCAAATACGACAAGCACATCGCTTTCCAACTTCTTTTGAGCCCGATGGTCTATGGTCCGCGGCAATCCTTGGGATTCTTCGTCGGACAGGATTTTTCGCTGGTGGGTGCGAACGACGGCTATCAATCCATCGTCCGCAGACTGTTCCATGCCGATGCCGACATGTTCGGGCTTCATAACTTCGATTTTCCGATGGATCTGCCGGAGGCCTACGCGGTGCCGACCATGGTCGTCTATGGTTCGAAAGACGTGTTGACCGCCCAGGTCGAGGGACTGGAACATATCCTTTACTCTGCACATCGTGCCGGCAACCAGAACGTGACGGTACGCAGCTATTCCGTTGCGAACCATGTCCTGCGGCTCGGTGACGAGGAGGACAGCGGCACCCCGTTCGTCGACGATTACATCAGCGACGTCATTTCATGGGCCGTGGGCACGGCAGCAGGACTCAAACAGACCAGCGAGCTCGTCGCAGGCGCCACCATCCGGCAATCCATTGCGGTGCCTGTGGAACTTCAGGCTGATCGAAACCTGACCGTCTACGGGGCTATCGTCAACCTCGGCATGGTGGTTCTGCTGGTCGCGGCGTTGCTGATGGCGTTGCTCGGTTGCGCCATCAAGGTGCTGCGAATGATTCGTCACGACCACAGCAAGGTGTTCGGTTTCATGCGAGGTTTCGGCAGTGAGCTGTTGGCGGTGACCGTCACGACGCTGGCGACGTTCGTGCTCTTCGTCGCAGGGCTGGTGCAGGTTATCATGGCTGTCGTCAGGCTCTGCTGGGGTGGCGCGCCCACGGAGAATCCCGGCATGATGTATTGGAGTTGGCCGGTCATCCAGGTGGTTTCGACCTTGGTTGTCTGGGCATGGGCCCGAATCCTGGCCCGTTGCATCGAAGTCGCACGGCTGCGCGGACTGGCGCAGTTCCCGCCCCGCAAAGGGGCTATCAGCGATGTGGTCAGTGGCCGAGAGCCGGTGTTCGCTTCGAAACGGTTTGGCTGTGTCTTCTTCTGGCTGGTAGCGGCGGCGATGTTCAGCGTCCTGCTGTTCTTTGCGTTCTGGGGCCTGTTCATCTTCTAA
- the recO gene encoding DNA repair protein RecO, with product MALYRDEGVVLKTVKLGEADRIITLLTKTHGKVRAVAKGVRRTKSRFGGRLEPFMRDDLLIAEGRSLDVISQAASISSYAARICVDYDAYTAANVIAEITDKLVSNEHEPAQRQYMLLISALAALARAKHRAEAISDSYVMRALAQAGWTPRLSSCTVCGKRDDLDYFSVASGGMLCSTDHTPDSKRIDLDGREQMEALVEGDWNVLDHAPLKAEIRRFVEEWGEYYLERPIRSLKLLDS from the coding sequence ATGGCGCTGTATCGCGATGAAGGCGTGGTTCTGAAGACCGTCAAACTCGGCGAGGCCGACCGTATCATCACGCTGCTGACCAAAACCCACGGCAAGGTGCGAGCCGTGGCCAAAGGTGTGCGTCGCACGAAATCGCGGTTCGGCGGCAGGCTGGAACCTTTCATGCGTGATGACTTGCTGATAGCCGAAGGCCGATCGCTCGATGTCATTTCGCAGGCCGCTTCGATCTCTTCGTACGCCGCCCGTATTTGCGTCGATTATGATGCCTACACCGCAGCCAACGTCATCGCCGAGATCACCGACAAGCTCGTCTCCAATGAGCATGAACCCGCCCAACGCCAATACATGCTGTTGATTTCTGCGTTGGCGGCATTGGCGCGCGCAAAACACCGGGCTGAGGCCATCAGCGATTCCTACGTCATGCGGGCTCTGGCACAGGCAGGCTGGACCCCGCGGCTTTCATCCTGCACGGTGTGCGGCAAGCGCGATGACCTTGATTACTTTTCCGTGGCTTCCGGCGGAATGCTGTGCTCCACCGACCACACCCCGGATTCGAAACGCATCGATCTGGACGGCCGCGAACAGATGGAGGCGCTTGTCGAAGGCGACTGGAATGTACTTGATCACGCACCGTTGAAAGCCGAAATTCGTCGATTTGTTGAAGAATGGGGTGAATATTACCTCGAACGCCCCATTCGCTCGCTGAAGTTGCTAGATTCGTAA
- a CDS encoding isoprenyl transferase — protein sequence MAFEHVDYTSLDVPAAPFSDPSIIPAFPKNKVPRHVGVIMDGNGRWAQQRGLTRTHGHQAAEPVVFDTIAGAIEAGVRYLSLYTFSTENWKRSPQEVRFLMGFSRDIIHRRVAQMDEWGVRVRWSGRRPRLWKSVIDELEVAMERTKHNSTIDVVFCINYGGRSEIADAAAAIAKEVRDGKISGDRVTESMIADHLYNPDIPDCDLVIRTSGEQRTSNFLPWEAAYAELDFAPELFPDYGREALWRSIDHYVHRDRRFGGVKTKAR from the coding sequence ATGGCTTTTGAACATGTGGACTACACCTCGCTTGACGTTCCTGCGGCTCCCTTTTCCGATCCGTCGATTATCCCGGCGTTCCCCAAGAACAAGGTTCCCCGTCACGTCGGCGTCATCATGGACGGTAACGGGCGTTGGGCCCAGCAGCGCGGCCTGACCCGCACTCATGGGCATCAGGCCGCCGAACCGGTCGTATTCGACACCATCGCCGGAGCCATCGAAGCCGGCGTGCGTTATCTGAGCCTGTATACCTTCTCCACTGAAAACTGGAAACGAAGCCCCCAGGAAGTGCGTTTTCTGATGGGTTTTTCTCGAGACATCATCCATCGTCGGGTCGCTCAGATGGACGAATGGGGCGTGCGCGTGCGCTGGTCCGGCAGGCGACCGAGGCTTTGGAAGTCGGTGATCGACGAGCTTGAGGTCGCCATGGAGCGGACCAAGCACAATTCGACCATCGACGTGGTGTTCTGCATCAATTACGGAGGCCGTTCCGAAATCGCCGATGCCGCTGCGGCCATCGCCAAGGAAGTGCGTGACGGCAAGATCAGCGGGGACCGTGTCACCGAATCGATGATTGCCGACCACCTGTACAATCCTGATATTCCCGATTGCGATCTGGTCATCCGCACTTCCGGCGAGCAGCGCACCTCGAACTTCCTGCCATGGGAGGCGGCCTATGCGGAACTTGATTTCGCACCTGAACTTTTCCCGGACTACGGACGCGAGGCGCTCTGGCGTTCCATCGACCACTATGTCCACCGCGACCGTCGTTTCGGCGGCGTGAAGACCAAAGCAAGGTGA
- a CDS encoding LacI family DNA-binding transcriptional regulator — MMTMKDVAEKAGVSISTVSLVLNNRDAGRVKTQIAAKVREIADELGYKPNPMARSLRTSKTGILGFVADEIYDIPYTAQTLQGAQDAASHYGYIILFVDTDGSASQTDQISVLQRYGMDGFLYSKPSSQVTEVPEDLVHSPLVLISTNTVDNRFPIVEPDEFATGYDATKRLIDSGAKKIAYIGNAAPTIAQATRLEGYRRALYEAKIPFNQEMVVNVSQDGDALGMVSSLFDNVHPDGFFCYDDARAWYIYECAARRGLTVGKDLSVIGVGNDSNIVDTFSPKLTSVAVPYYEMGYWAVCKLVSLIEKRSLGEDPFPKELIDLPPINSAIPACIHCQIIENQSVIGAE; from the coding sequence ATGATGACAATGAAAGACGTCGCGGAGAAGGCCGGAGTTTCGATCTCCACTGTCTCCTTGGTACTCAACAACAGAGATGCCGGGCGCGTAAAAACGCAAATCGCTGCGAAGGTGCGAGAGATAGCCGACGAACTTGGTTATAAGCCCAATCCGATGGCACGCAGCCTACGTACCAGCAAAACCGGGATTCTGGGTTTCGTCGCCGATGAAATATACGACATCCCCTATACCGCGCAGACCCTGCAAGGCGCGCAGGACGCAGCAAGCCACTACGGCTATATCATCCTGTTCGTCGACACCGATGGTTCCGCAAGCCAGACGGATCAGATTTCGGTGCTGCAACGTTATGGGATGGACGGATTCCTCTATTCCAAGCCGTCGAGCCAGGTCACCGAGGTTCCCGAAGATCTCGTCCATTCCCCGTTGGTGCTGATTTCCACCAATACCGTCGACAACCGCTTCCCCATCGTCGAGCCGGACGAATTCGCCACCGGCTACGATGCCACCAAGAGGCTGATCGATTCCGGCGCCAAGAAAATCGCTTATATCGGCAATGCGGCTCCGACCATCGCCCAGGCCACCAGGCTTGAGGGCTATCGTCGGGCGCTCTATGAGGCGAAGATTCCCTTCAATCAGGAGATGGTCGTCAATGTTTCACAGGACGGCGACGCACTCGGCATGGTTTCCTCGCTATTCGATAACGTACATCCCGACGGGTTCTTCTGCTATGATGACGCACGCGCCTGGTACATCTACGAATGCGCGGCACGCCGTGGCCTGACCGTAGGCAAGGATCTGTCGGTTATCGGCGTGGGTAACGACAGCAACATCGTCGACACCTTCTCCCCCAAGCTGACTTCGGTCGCCGTGCCCTATTACGAGATGGGGTATTGGGCGGTCTGCAAGCTGGTATCGCTGATCGAAAAGCGTTCGCTGGGCGAAGACCCGTTCCCCAAGGAACTTATCGATCTGCCGCCGATCAATTCGGCCATTCCGGCCTGCATCCATTGCCAGATTATCGAAAACCAGTCGGTTATCGGCGCGGAATAA
- a CDS encoding thiamine-binding protein: MSENIDRNAVRQDVPTDPKTGKPYINTVAAVAIAPSGTGSELSTYVAQSIDVIRRSGLPNETNAMFTNIEGDLDDVLKTVRDATMVLAAQGYRTGVTLKLDIRPGFSGQIKEKQQLVDDILSQTK, translated from the coding sequence ATGAGTGAAAACATCGACCGCAACGCCGTCAGGCAAGACGTACCCACCGATCCGAAAACCGGCAAGCCCTATATCAACACGGTGGCAGCCGTGGCCATTGCCCCCAGCGGCACCGGATCGGAATTGAGCACTTACGTCGCCCAATCCATCGATGTGATTCGCAGGTCGGGATTGCCGAACGAGACGAACGCCATGTTCACCAACATCGAAGGCGATCTTGACGACGTGCTCAAGACCGTCCGAGACGCGACGATGGTGCTGGCCGCCCAGGGATACCGTACCGGCGTCACACTTAAACTCGATATACGTCCCGGTTTTTCCGGACAAATCAAAGAGAAACAACAACTTGTTGACGACATTTTAAGTCAAACGAAATAA
- a CDS encoding glycine--tRNA ligase, with amino-acid sequence MAQSKLDEVVSLAKRRGFVFPAGEIYGGTRSAWDYGPLGVALKDNIKREWWRSMVVTRGDVVGVDTSIILPSAVWEASGHVKVFNDPLIECLNCHKRQRADKLQESYAEKHGDKMPEDGLKSIVCPDCGTRGQWTEPRDFNMMLRTHLGPVDDENSLHYLRPETAQGIFVDFKNVMTSARRKPPFGIANMGKSFRNEITPGNFIFRTREFEQMEMEFFVEPGTDEEWHQYWIDTRTRWYTDLGINPENLRHYEHPKEKLAHYSKRTVDIEYKFGFKGSDWGELEGVANRTDFDLSAHQEHSGEDLNFFDQASGKKYIPYVIEPAAGLTRSLMAFLVDAYAIDEAPNTKGGVDRRTVLRLDPRLAPVKAAVFPLSKKAPLQGIAHDLAAELRQHDWMIDYDEAGAIGRRYRRQDEIGTPLCITVDFDTADDHAVTIRERDSMKQERVDLDNVAKYVADRIGEKRVRYPEGPASIVGNAAADGGVDFAKESGIDESAPVKIAEAGGLY; translated from the coding sequence GTGGCTCAATCCAAACTTGATGAAGTCGTATCGTTGGCCAAGCGTCGTGGTTTCGTGTTTCCCGCCGGAGAGATCTACGGCGGCACGCGTTCCGCATGGGATTATGGCCCGCTCGGCGTCGCTCTGAAAGACAATATCAAACGTGAATGGTGGCGTTCGATGGTGGTCACCCGTGGCGACGTCGTGGGCGTGGACACCTCCATCATCCTTCCTTCCGCAGTTTGGGAGGCCTCCGGGCATGTCAAGGTCTTCAACGACCCGTTGATCGAATGCCTCAACTGCCACAAGCGCCAGCGCGCCGACAAGCTGCAGGAATCCTACGCCGAGAAGCACGGCGACAAGATGCCTGAGGATGGCTTGAAGTCCATCGTCTGCCCCGACTGCGGTACCCGCGGCCAGTGGACCGAGCCGCGTGACTTCAACATGATGCTGCGCACCCACCTGGGGCCGGTGGACGACGAGAACTCGCTGCACTATCTGCGTCCGGAGACCGCTCAGGGCATCTTCGTGGACTTCAAGAACGTGATGACCTCCGCCCGTCGCAAGCCGCCGTTCGGCATCGCCAACATGGGCAAGTCGTTCCGCAACGAGATCACCCCCGGCAACTTCATCTTCCGCACCCGTGAGTTCGAACAGATGGAGATGGAGTTCTTCGTCGAGCCCGGTACCGACGAAGAGTGGCACCAGTACTGGATCGACACCCGCACCCGCTGGTACACCGATCTGGGCATCAACCCGGAGAACCTGCGCCATTACGAGCATCCCAAGGAGAAGCTGGCGCACTACTCCAAGCGTACCGTCGACATCGAATACAAGTTCGGCTTCAAGGGCAGTGATTGGGGTGAGCTCGAAGGCGTGGCCAACCGCACCGACTTCGACCTTTCCGCGCACCAGGAGCACTCCGGCGAGGACCTCAATTTCTTCGACCAGGCCAGCGGCAAGAAGTACATCCCCTACGTCATTGAGCCGGCGGCGGGCCTGACCCGTTCGTTGATGGCCTTCCTTGTGGATGCCTATGCAATCGATGAGGCGCCGAACACCAAGGGCGGCGTCGACCGCCGCACCGTGCTGCGTCTCGATCCGCGTCTGGCCCCTGTCAAGGCAGCCGTCTTCCCGTTGAGCAAGAAGGCGCCGCTGCAGGGCATCGCACACGACCTGGCCGCCGAACTGCGACAGCACGATTGGATGATCGACTACGACGAGGCCGGTGCCATCGGACGCCGCTACCGTCGTCAGGACGAGATCGGCACCCCACTGTGCATCACCGTCGACTTCGACACGGCCGACGACCATGCGGTGACCATCCGCGAACGCGACTCCATGAAGCAGGAGCGCGTGGATCTCGACAACGTCGCCAAGTACGTGGCCGACCGCATCGGTGAGAAGCGCGTGCGCTACCCCGAAGGCCCGGCCTCCATCGTGGGCAACGCCGCTGCCGACGGCGGTGTCGATTTTGCCAAGGAATCCGGCATCGACGAGTCCGCCCCGGTAAAGATTGCCGAAGCCGGAGGCCTCTACTGA
- the dusB gene encoding tRNA dihydrouridine synthase DusB, giving the protein MKNFEEWLKKVDYSEARQHFDKGWDEALKALPGLDPNDTSAQAGEYEAADDGKPLPKIAPVDLGPIHVQTPVVLSPMAGVTNWPFRSICRAYGPDGLYVAEMVTARALVARNPKALRLCRFAPTEKIRSLQLYGVDPNITAQAARMVVDGKLADHVDLNFGCPVPKVTKRGGGSVLPWKIDLFRELIHRVVEVCRDANIPVTAKIRVGIDADHTTFLDAARIAEDEGCAAVTLHARTTAEYYGGHSDWSRIAELVQAVDVPVFGNGDIWGAEDALEMVRQTGCAGVAIGRGCQGRPWIFSDIKHAFAGSDERFSPTLGGVFKIIMAHGQLLRLFYDGDETMAVHDLRKHIAWYLKGFPVGGSTRRAFMESETLDDVRTVMDRLDPTVEYPERVTDKPRGRVRYAKKVHVPYGWFDSRTTTHEERERLFGDDPMDASY; this is encoded by the coding sequence GTGAAGAACTTTGAGGAATGGCTGAAGAAAGTCGATTATTCGGAGGCTAGACAGCACTTTGATAAAGGCTGGGACGAAGCGCTCAAGGCGCTGCCGGGGCTCGATCCGAACGACACCAGTGCCCAGGCCGGCGAATACGAGGCCGCTGACGACGGCAAGCCGCTGCCGAAGATCGCTCCGGTCGACTTGGGACCCATCCACGTTCAGACGCCGGTGGTGCTCTCTCCGATGGCCGGTGTGACCAACTGGCCGTTCCGCTCGATCTGCCGCGCCTACGGGCCCGACGGGCTCTATGTCGCAGAAATGGTTACCGCGCGGGCGCTGGTGGCCCGCAATCCCAAGGCGCTGCGCCTCTGCCGGTTCGCCCCTACTGAGAAGATTCGTTCCTTGCAGCTCTACGGAGTCGATCCCAACATCACCGCGCAGGCCGCGCGCATGGTCGTCGACGGCAAGTTGGCCGACCATGTCGACCTGAACTTCGGCTGCCCGGTGCCCAAGGTCACCAAGCGCGGGGGAGGGTCGGTGCTGCCGTGGAAAATCGACCTGTTCCGCGAGCTCATCCACCGTGTGGTCGAAGTGTGCCGTGATGCCAATATACCGGTGACCGCCAAGATTCGCGTCGGTATCGACGCCGACCATACCACGTTCCTCGATGCCGCCCGCATCGCCGAGGACGAGGGCTGCGCCGCAGTGACCCTGCACGCCCGCACCACCGCCGAATATTATGGTGGTCACTCCGATTGGAGCCGTATCGCCGAGCTCGTCCAAGCCGTTGATGTTCCCGTGTTCGGCAACGGCGACATCTGGGGAGCCGAAGATGCGCTGGAAATGGTGCGCCAGACCGGTTGCGCCGGCGTCGCCATCGGTCGTGGCTGCCAGGGCCGTCCGTGGATTTTCTCGGACATCAAGCATGCGTTCGCCGGTAGTGACGAACGGTTCAGCCCGACTCTGGGCGGGGTCTTCAAAATCATCATGGCCCACGGCCAGTTGCTGCGGCTCTTCTATGACGGTGACGAAACGATGGCCGTGCACGACCTGCGCAAGCATATCGCCTGGTATCTCAAAGGATTCCCGGTAGGCGGATCGACCCGTCGAGCATTCATGGAATCGGAGACCTTGGACGATGTCAGAACGGTGATGGACCGGCTCGACCCCACCGTCGAATATCCGGAACGTGTCACCGATAAGCCCCGCGGACGTGTTCGCTACGCGAAAAAGGTTCATGTCCCATACGGTTGGTTCGATTCGCGCACCACGACCCACGAAGAGCGCGAGCGGCTGTTCGGCGATGACCCGATGGACGCCAGCTACTGA